The following nucleotide sequence is from uncultured Campylobacter sp..
TCACGTAGGGCTCTACGACGGCGCTTTTGTATAGCTTCCCGTTTTGAATCTCTTTAACCTTTCCTACCGGTACGCCGGCAAAAAAAATCCCGTCCTTGCCGCTCGTAAGTACCTCATCGCCTACCTTGGGATCGAGCCACTGCGGGATGTATCTAACCACGAGCTCATTTTTTTCGCCGCCCGCGACGCCCGGAATTTGAGCATCGCCTATGAAAACGGAGAAGTTGCTCTTTTCGTCGCGCTGCAAGATCGCAAGCGGGCGCCCATCTTTATTTACTAAAATTCCTGCAGTTTTACCCTCGCTGATGAGGCCGTAAATTTTGTTTGGGTCAAAATTTTCAAAATTTACGAAGAATTTATTGTAGTCGTTTAAATTTGCATAGCTCAGCGCCTTTACGAGCTGAACTTTGGGCTCGTAGACGGAGCTGTTTTTGTCGATCAAAATTTTATTGAGCTCGCCCGCGAACGTACTAAGCAGCATTGCCGATTTTTTTAGCTCGGCGTTTTCTTCTCGTAGAGCTTTGATCGTCTCTGCCTGGTTAAAATGCTCGTTCACAGCGCTTTTTACCCGATCACTCACGCCGTAATAAACCTCTAAAATTCCTCCTGCAAATCCGATAAATTTGCCGTGGATATACGAGCCGAACGTAAGCGAAACGGCTACCAGCAAAACCGCGACGAGGAGGAGTTTGAGATTAGTCATTTGCCGCTTGTTTTAGCGATTTGATCTCTTCTAGGGCTTTTCCAGTGCCGTTTGCGACGCACAGTAGCGGCTCGTCCGCGACGAAAACCGGAAGCTTTACGGTGTCGCTTAGATATTTATCTAATCCGCGAATGAGCGCACCGCCGCCCGTTAGCACGACGCCGTTTTCAACGATGTCGGCGGCGACTTCTGGCTGAATGCTCTCAAGCACAAATTTCAGCGCGTCTGCAATCTCTCTGATCGAGTCTTTAATCGCCTCTCTAACGTCCTCACTCGTAAGATCGACCGAGCTTAAAAGCCCGCTGATCTGGTCTTTTCCTTTGACCGTGTATGTAAGATCTTTTTGCTGCTGTACCGCTGTGCCGATCTTGATCTTAATCTCTTCGGCGGCGCGCTCCGAAATAAGCAGGCTATATTTTTCTTTGACGTAATTAACGATGCTCGCGTCGATCTTATCGCCCGCGACGCGGACGGATTTGGCGCTGATGATGCCGCCTAAAGAGATGACGCCGATCTCGGTGGTACCGCCGCCGATATCTACGACCAGCGAGCCGCGCGCTTCATTGACCGGCAAACCCGCGCCGATCGCCGCAGCCATCGGCTCTTCGATTAGATAAACTTCGCGCGCACCCGCTATCATCGCGCTTTCTCGCACGGCTTTGCGCTCGACCTGAGTTAGCCCGTAAGGAACCGAGATTATGATGCGCGGACTTACGAAAAAGCGGCGCTTGTGGGTCTTTTCGATGAAATATCTAATCATCTTCTCTGTCATATCAAAATCCGCGAT
It contains:
- the mreC gene encoding rod shape-determining protein MreC translates to MTNLKLLLVAVLLVAVSLTFGSYIHGKFIGFAGGILEVYYGVSDRVKSAVNEHFNQAETIKALREENAELKKSAMLLSTFAGELNKILIDKNSSVYEPKVQLVKALSYANLNDYNKFFVNFENFDPNKIYGLISEGKTAGILVNKDGRPLAILQRDEKSNFSVFIGDAQIPGVAGGEKNELVVRYIPQWLDPKVGDEVLTSGKDGIFFAGVPVGKVKEIQNGKLYKSAVVEPYVSSEMPAFLYVVTKEN
- a CDS encoding rod shape-determining protein translates to MLLDSILGLFSRDMGIDLGTANTLVLLKDKGIIINEPSVVAVQNERYGKQRIIAVGAEAKEMLGRTPGDIEAVRPMKDGVIADFDMTEKMIRYFIEKTHKRRFFVSPRIIISVPYGLTQVERKAVRESAMIAGAREVYLIEEPMAAAIGAGLPVNEARGSLVVDIGGGTTEIGVISLGGIISAKSVRVAGDKIDASIVNYVKEKYSLLISERAAEEIKIKIGTAVQQQKDLTYTVKGKDQISGLLSSVDLTSEDVREAIKDSIREIADALKFVLESIQPEVAADIVENGVVLTGGGALIRGLDKYLSDTVKLPVFVADEPLLCVANGTGKALEEIKSLKQAAND